CACAGTGGAAGAATTGCGAGGTCTTCTGCTGGAACTGATTGAGAATCCAAAGTACATGAATAACATTAAGAAGGCCTCTCGGATATTCTGAGATCGACCACTTGGAGCTATGGATACGGCCATGTACTGGATCAACTATGTGATCGAGCACCGAGGTGCTCCTCATCTGATGTCCGCTGGCGTGCAGCTGCCCTGGTATCAGTTCTACCTTCTGGACATTGTGGGTCTAGCTATCGCAGTGATTCTCCTGCCAATCGTGGCTCTAATCCTGATCTGTCGCAGGAGCTTCAAGCCAAAGAGCACTCTGAAGAAGAAGACCAAGAAGAATTAGAACCAAAACTTTCGTTTTATAATTGATAACAAAATAGGCTCAATTATGTTTGATAGTTTCTTGTAAAAAATTTTGGATAATTTCGTAATGCATTGTAATGAACTGctgagtttgtttgtttgtcccaccaaatttatgatttgtgtgattgccgaTCAAAGAAAGACAGGTTTTCCGCACGTCTGTTAGGACAATTCCTGTCACAGGACACAAACCACTGACTCCCCGTTTAAACCACGCCAGGTCCTTGTGTTCTCCGGTACTCGTCACTGACGAGTTTACTATTCACGGCGTTCCTCTTTCTGACTGGCTCGAGCTGCGCTTGCGCCGTTATTTTATATGCCGggggaatcccgttatttccctgTTTTGCGCACGGCCCGCGCGAATTCAAGGTCTTTAATTCAAGgtgtcccgttagttcacggtgcgtcctctttgtgcatgtccaaagtccacaccgttaccattcgacctctgtgcccttcGCCGCCTTGagtccagcgcggtaccgttaattcacggtctctccgctttgcacTGGCACTCCACGGGCATTGGCTCGTACTAAGTTTTAACGGCTTTGTTCACGATGCCCTCGGATGTCACGGTGGTGAAGTGGTACTCAGTGCCACGGTGCGATTGTTCTCGGTGATATCGATGTTCTTGGTCACCGACTCTCTGCGCTCCGATGTGGTGGTGTAGTTGGTCTACTCACCATAGTTCTGCACCACGTTCTTCTTCTGCATCTGGACAATGCGCCGGGAGGATTCCGTACATAGAATCGGTGGAGTCCACCGACGACTTTCTGGTCACGTTCTTCTTCAGCTTAGCGGCTTGTTCTCATCCACCTTCGTAGGAACAGAGTCGTCTTGGTGCGAGTGCTGCGGTTCCATCCTCTTGGTGTACACATCCTCGTAGCTAAGTTTTACTTATAGAATAACGGGTAGCTGATAGTCTAGACAATCGAATAACATTGTCTCTGTTGCTCATGATATGGATAAAGATTACAATCTCTACCTTGATAACCAGGACATAGATTAGCTAAAACTACGTTTATAATCTTTTATAAGCATAGCATTTCATTATCAGTAAGTCATTTAATGATTtcatgaagataaaacatattttgtagAATACGCTGAAGAAATGCGTCTTCTTGACATATATAGCTCCCTCGTTTTCCGCACGAACCTCATGCAGAATAATACTTTTGCTAATTTTTAGGGTTCTatataaacacacacatgttACATATAAGGCCGTTCGAGCGATTCAAACCAAACGATATATGTGAACCCATTCGCAGTCGTTTGAAAGGGGTCCACTCAGTCGGTTACTGAGGGCTGCTATCGTAGAAAAGCAGGCAGAAACAAAATGGTTTgttcatattttgaaaatacattAGGCGAAAATTAAAGGATAATAAACCAAAAAGCATTGAAATcttaaaatacaaaagttCCGAAAATTAAACTAAAGTGACCTGTTATCAACTTCACAGTCAAATGAAGGActgtttaatttcaatttatttaatacttttGTATTTGACAGTGTTCCAAAAGTGCTTTGCACATTTTTCTCCTAAGTCTGGTTGCGCTTCAACAACTAGAGTTGGGTACTGGTTCCCGCATCTTGGCAGCCTACTTCTTTCCTGGGAAGAGTCACTTCATGATGACCAATGCCATCATACGAGAGTTGGTGAAGCAAGGACATGAAGTTACCTTCATTACTCCGTTTTCCTTGTCCAAGGAGAACCTCGGACCAAACTATACGGAAATAGTGATTCCTCAATACGATTTTTGGCCAGAACGTAAGTATAGTTGCTAAGTTAATCAACATATATCAACATTATCACTGTCGTATAGTTAAGGAGTTGACCAACAAAAGCACCGTTTTGGAAATGACAGATTTTTCAAGTTTCACATTCCTTCGAATGGTCTATGTGATGGGTATCCACAATACGGATTTTGCATTCGAGCAACCGGAGATTCAGGCTGTAATCAATGAGAAGAACAAGATTGGCAAATACGatctgctgctggcggagCAGTTCGTCAACGTGGGTGCCCTTATCTTGGCGCACTTGTACCAGATCCCCACCATAACTATTTCGACTTTTGGTTATGCTAACTACTTTAGTCAGATGTTTGGAATTGTGTCTCCATGGTCATATGTACCACATGCCTATATGCCCTATACGGATCGCATGTCGTTGTGGGAACGCATCGAAAATGTTGCCATCAGTGCAACCGACGATCTCGTCAGAGAGTTTTCCTACTACCCCGCACAGGATGCCGTCTTAAGAAAGCACTTCTCCAAACTCCTCGACAGAGTTCCCACCGTCAAAGAACTTGAGCGCAATATCTCTGCCATTTTGTTGAACACCTACGTGCCACTGTCTTCCTCGAGACCAATGGCATATAATATGATCCCAGTGGGCGGTTTGCACATTCAACCCCCGAAGGCGCTACCGGAGCATCTTAAAAAATTCCTGGACGGAGCTACACATGGAGCCATTTACTTCAGCTTGGGTTAGTACCATCATTCCTAAGAGTTTAATCTAAACACTAATTACTTTATCTCTTCCTGGACAGGTTCCCAGGTGAGAAGTGCCGATTTGCCGCCTGAAAAGCTAAAGGTTTTCCTAGAAGTCTTTGGCAGTCTAAAGCAACGCGTTCTCTGGAAGTTCGAGGATGAGTCCCTGCCCAATCTGCCTGATAACGTGAAGGTGCAAAGTTGGTTACCTCAAGGCGACATCCTGGCGCATCCCAATGTCAAGGTTTTTATTGCCCATGGAGGACTCTTCGGCACACAGGAGGCGGTGTACAATAGTGTTCCCATTTTGGGAATACCCGTCTACTTCGATCAGCAACGGAACATTAACCAGGGTAAAAAGGCAGAATATGCTCTGGGATTGGATTACCGGAATGTCACAGTGGAAGAATTGCGAGGTCTTCTGCTGGAACTGATTGAGAATCCAAAGTACAGGAATAACATTAAGAAGGCCTCTCGGATATTCCGCGATCGACCACTTGGAGCTATGGATACGGCCATGTACTGGATCAACTATGTGATCGAGCACCGAGGTGCTCCTCATCTGATGTCCGCTGGCGTGCAGCTGCCCTGGTATCAGTTCTACCTTCTGGACATTGTGGGTCTAGCTATCGCAGTGATTCTCCTGCCAATCGTGGCTCTAATCCTGATCTGTCGCAGGAGCTTCAAGCCAAAGAGCACTCTGAAGAAGAAGACCAAGAAGAATTAGAACCAAAACTTTCGTTTTATAATTGATAACAAAATAGGCTCAATTATGTTTGATAGTTTCTTGTAATAAATTTTGGATAATTTCGTAATGCATTGTAACGAActgcttttcttgtttctgctGGCTAGctcagtttgtttgttcgtcccaccaaatttatgatttgtgtgattgccgaTCAAAGAGAAGACAGGTTTTCCGCACGTCTGTTAGGACCATTCCTGTCACAGGACACCATCCACTGACTCCCCAATCCGTTTTAACCACGCTAAGTCCTTGTGTTCTCCGGTCCCGTTGATCTCTGCGTTGCTCCGTTCTCCACTTGCAGTGATCGTCCACCTCGACACTCACTGGCTGATTCCCTTCTGCGTCCTGCGCGTTCTCACTGACCGATAAGTTTTCGACGGGTGCGCGATTATCACTGACGAGTTTACTATTCACGGCGTTCCTCTTTCTGACTTGCGCCGTACTTTTATATGCCGAAGggatcccgttatttccctgTTTTGCGCACGGCCCGCGCGAATTCAAGGTCTTCgaatgtcccgttagttcacggtgcgtcctctttgtgcatgtccaaagtccacaccgttaccattcgacctctgtgcccttcGCCGCCTTGagtccagcgcggtaccgttaattcacggtctctccgctttgcacTGGCACTCCACGGGCATTGGCTCGTACTCAGTTTTTACGGCCTTGTTCACGATGCCCTCGGATGTCACGGTGGTGAAGTGGTACTCAGTGCCACGGTGCGATGTTCTTGGTCACCGACTCTCTGCGCTCCGATGTGGTGGTGTAGTTGGTCTGCTTACCATAGTTCTGGACCACgttcttctgctgcttctggaCAATGCGACGGGAGGATTCCGTGGAATCGGTGGAGTCTACCGACGACTTTCTGGTCACGTTCTTCTTCAGCTTAGCGGCTTGTTCTCATCCACCTTCGTAGGAACAGAGTCGTCTTGGTGCGAGTGCTGCGGTTCCAACCGCTTTGATGTTGGTGTACACCTTCTCGTGGCTAAGTTTGCTATTAGAATAACGGGTAGGTGATAGTCGAGACAATCGAATAACATGTCTCTGTTGCTTATAATATGGATAAAGATTGCAAACTCGACCTAGTTAACCAGGACAAAGATTAGCAAAAACTACGTTTATAATCTTTTAAAAGAATAGCATTTATTATCAGTAACGATTTCATCATGATAAAGCATTGTTTGTAGAAAACGGTGACGAAATGCGTCTTCTTGACATATACATAAGACGAAATGCGTCTTCTtgacatatacatatagctCTCTCGTTTTCCGCACGAAGCTCACGCAGAGTAATACTTTTGCTATTCTCTAGGGTTCtatataaacatacatatgttacATATAAGGCCGTTCGAGCGACTTGAACGACACGATCTATCTGAACCCATTCGCAGTCGTTTGAAAGGGGTCCACTCAGTCGGTTGCTGAGTGTTGCTATCGTCGGAAAGCAGATTGGAAGCAGATTGGAATCACAATggtttgttgatattttgtaaatatattaggcaaaagctttaaaagctttctttttgtataaattgaattaaaggGTAAAAAACCGGCCGAAAAGCTTTAAAATCTTAATAGACGAAAGTTACGAAATTTGAACTAAAGTAACCTGTTATCAACTTATACTAATTGAGAATTCACAGTCAAATGAAGGACTGTTTGATTTCATAATAAAGCATTCTTgctttaattcatttattgatgaaaacttttgtattttacaGAGTTTGAAAAGTGTTCTGCACATTTTTCTCCTAAGTCTGGTTGCGCTTCAGCAACTAGAGTTGGGTACTGGTTCCCGCATCTTGGcagcatttttttttcctggGAAGAGTCACTTCATGATGACCAATGCCATCATACGGGAGTTGGTGAAGCAAGGACATGAAGTTACCTTTATTACTCCGTTTTCCTTGTCCAAGGAGAACCTCGGACCAAACTATACGGAAATAGTGATTCCTCAATATGATTTTTGGCCAGAAAGTAAATATAGATGCAAAGTTAATCAACATATATCAACATTATTACGGTCTTATAGTTAAGGAGATGACCAAGAAAAACACCGTTTTGGAAATGACAGATTTGCCAACTTTCACATTCTTCCGAATGGTCAATGTGATGGGTACCCACAGCACGGATTTTGCATTAGAGCAACCGGAGATTCAGGCTGTAATCAATGAGAAGAACAAGATTGGCAAATACGatctgctgctggcggagCAGTTCTACAACGAGGGTGCCCTCATCCTGGGTCACTTGTACCAGATCCCCATAATAACTGTTTCTACTTTTGGTTATGCTAACTACTTGAGTCAGATGTTTGGAATAGTGTCTCCTTGGTCATATGTACCACATGCCTATATGCCCTATACGGATCGCATGTCGTTGTGGGAACGCATCGAAAATGTTGCCATCAGTGCAACCGAGGATCTCGTCAGAGAGTTCTCCTATTACCCCGCACAGGATGCCGTCTTAAGAAAGCACTTCTCCAAACTCCTCGACAGAGTTCCCACCGTCAAAGAACTTGAGCGTAATGTCTCTGCCATTCTGTTGAACACCTACGTGCCACTGTCTTCCTCGAGACCGTTGGCATATAATATGATCCCAGTGGGCGGTTTGCACATTCAACCCCCGAAGGCGCTACCGGAGCATCTTAAAAAATTCCTGGACGGAGCTACACATGGAGCCATTTACTTCAGCTTGGGTTCGTGCTCTCATCCCTGAGAGTTTAATCTGAAAAATCTAATGACTCTTTCTTTTTCCGCATAGGTTCCCAGGTCAGAAGTGCCGATTTGCCACCTGAAAAGCTAAAGATTTTCCTAGAAGTCTTTGGGAGTCTGAAGCAACGCGTTCTCTGGAAGTTCGAGGATGAGTCCCTGCCCAATCTGCCTGATAACGTGAAGGTGCAAAGTTGGTTACCTCAAGGCGACATCCTGGCGCATCCCAATGTCAAGGTTTTCATTGCCCATGGAGGACTCTTCGGCACACAGGAGGCAGTGTACAATAGTGTTCCCATATTAGGAATGCCCGTTTACTGCGATCAGCATCAGAACATTAACCAGGGTAAAAACGCAGAATATGCTCTGGGATTGGATTACCGAAAAGTCACGGTGGAAGAATTGCGAGGTCTGCTGCTGGAACTGATTGAGAATCCAAAGTACATGAATAACATTAAGAAGGCCTCTCGGATATTCCGCGATCGACCACTTGGAGCTATGGATACGGCCATGTACTGGATCAACTATGTGATCGAGCACCGAGGTGCTCCTCATCTGGTGTCCGCTGGCGTGCAGCTTCCCTGGTATCAGTTCTACCTTCTGGACATTGTGGGTCTAGCTATCGCAGTGATTCTCCTGCCAATCGTGGCTCTAATCCTGATCTGCCGCAGGAGCTCCAAGCCAAAGAGCACTCCGAAGAAGAAGACCAAGAAGAATTAGAACCAAAActtgagttttatttttgttaacaAAAGAGGCTACAATTATGTTAGATAGTTTCTTGTAATAAATTTTGGATAATTTCGTAATACATTTCTAGGGCACTAGACAGCTGGTAATTGATAACAAAGCTAACGAGTAGCGTGCAAAGACCGCCCGCAACTAACTGAACTGGATGCTGAAATAGGTCAGGAGAATTAGCTTGGGATCTTCGCAGGGCCTTTCTTCTGTCTCCGGGCCATTTCGTAagcttgtttttgtgtgtattgTTGTGCCTTGTGTTGTGTGAGTGTCGTGTGGGTTTACGTGTGTTTCGGTGTGGGCAAGCGGCGATCTCTACTGGCTTATGACCATAGACTTCTTTACCTTCTTCTCCTTCCTCTCATGAGTGATGGTCACTTCCTCTGCGAAAGAAAAATCTATGGTTAAAAAAACTTAGTTGCGGATGAGGTAGGTTGCTTACCCTCGAACTTGGTGGGCAGCTGCTTGATGGTCTCGATAGTCTTCACACTCTTCTCGCCGGGCTCGATGATCTCCTCCTCGTACTCCTCGATGATCTCCTCCTCGTCGGTGTCATCGGGATTTGACTTCTGGCTGGGCACTGGATCGTAGACAGTTTTTACGGCCTTCTTCACGATGCCCTCGGATGTCACGGTGGTGTAGTGGTACTCGGTGCCACCTTCGATCTTGATGGTCTCCACGGTTGTCACATCTCCGGGGTTTTCGGATGGGACGATCTTCTTGGTGCCCGACTCGGACTTGAGCTTCTTGGTGGTGGACACGTTCTTGTGCTTCTCGGCGTCCTTCAGGGTCTTCTTGTATTGGCGAATCTCCTCCTCGGTgagctccacctcctcctcctcatacACAGTCTTCGAGGTGGTGATGGTCTTGCCGGAATCCAGCTGCGTGGAATAGGTGTACTCCACTCCGCCGGGCACACGCTTCGAAGCCACAGAGGTGGTATCATTCTGGAAGAAGTCagcgggtggtggtggggcCGAAGACTTGGGCTTCTTCTTTTGCTTCTTATCGCTGGTCGAGGTGTTCGAGGTGGATGTGATGGCCTTGACGTTCTGCTCCTGCAGCGAGTTCTTGCGCACGGTGCGATTGTTCTCGGTGATCTCGATGTTCTGGGTCACCGACACTCTGCGCTCCGATGTGGTGGTGGAGTTGGTCTGCTCACCATAGTTCTGCACCACgttcttctgctgcttctggaCAATGCGACGGGAGGATTCCGTGGAATCAGTGGAGTCCACCGACGACTTCCTGGTCACgttcttcttgttcttgttcagCCTGGCGGCCGTGTTCTCATCCACCTCCGTAGGAACGGAGTCGAAGAAGGTCTTGGTGCGAGTGCTGCGAGTTCCATCCTCGTTGATGGTGGTGTACACCTCCTCGTAGCCACCCTCGATGGCGCGGGTCAGCATGGTGGTGCGCTCATCGATGCGGATCTCCTTGCCCAGACGCTTCTGGACCAGCTTCTTGTTTTCCTGCTCCTTCTTCAGATCCTCCTCGCTAACGGGCTTGGGATCCCAGAAGGTTCGCACCTGGGTCTTGACGGTTCCATTGGGCTGGGGGGAGGTGGTGATCACCTCGT
This sequence is a window from Drosophila teissieri strain GT53w chromosome 2R, Prin_Dtei_1.1, whole genome shotgun sequence. Protein-coding genes within it:
- the LOC122613277 gene encoding uncharacterized protein LOC122613277, with the protein product MHPHTTELLTSADIEDGKVEFDKATGASTTYKVIEGGYEVITTSPQPNGTVKTQVRTFWDPKPVSEEDLKKEQENKKLVQKRLGKEIRIDERTTMLTRAIEGGYEEVYTTINEDGTRSTRTKTFFDSVPTEVDENTAARLNKNKKNVTRKSSVDSTDSTESSRRIVQKQQKNVVQNYGEQTNSTTTSERRVSVTQNIEITENNRTVRKNSLQEQNVKAITSTSNTSTSDKKQKKKPKSSAPPPPADFFQNDTTSVASKRVPGGVEYTYSTQLDSGKTITTSKTVYEEEEVELTEEEIRQYKKTLKDAEKHKNVSTTKKLKSESGTKKIVPSENPGDVTTVETIKIEGGTEYHYTTVTSEGIVKKAVKTVYDPVPSQKSNPDDTDEEEIIEEYEEEIIEPGEKSVKTIETIKQLPTKFEEEVTITHERKEKKVKKSMVISQ
- the LOC122613272 gene encoding UDP-glycosyltransferase UGT5-like → MSLKSVLHIFLLSLVALQQLELGTGSRILAAFFFPGKSHFMMTNAIIRELVKQGHEVTFITPFSLSKENLGPNYTEIVIPQYDFWPEIKEMTKKNTVLEMTDLPTFTFFRMVNVMGTHSTDFALEQPEIQAVINEKNKIGKYDLLLAEQFYNEGALILGHLYQIPIITVSTFGYANYLSQMFGIVSPWSYVPHAYMPYTDRMSLWERIENVAISATEDLVREFSYYPAQDAVLRKHFSKLLDRVPTVKELERNVSAILLNTYVPLSSSRPLAYNMIPVGGLHIQPPKALPEHLKKFLDGATHGAIYFSLGSQVRSADLPPEKLKIFLEVFGSLKQRVLWKFEDESLPNLPDNVKVQSWLPQGDILAHPNVKVFIAHGGLFGTQEAVYNSVPILGMPVYCDQHQNINQGKNAEYALGLDYRKVTVEELRGLLLELIENPKYMNNIKKASRIFRDRPLGAMDTAMYWINYVIEHRGAPHLVSAGVQLPWYQFYLLDIVGLAIAVILLPIVALILICRRSSKPKSTPKKKTKKN
- the LOC122613275 gene encoding UDP-glycosyltransferase UGT5-like encodes the protein MMTNAIIRELVKQGHEVTFITPFSLSKENLGPNYTEIVIPQYDFWPELKELTNKSTVLEMTDFSSFTFLRMVYVMGIHNTDFAFEQPEIQAVINEKNKIGKYDLLLAEQFVNVGALILAHLYQIPTITISTFGYANYFSQMFGIVSPWSYVPHAYMPYTDRMSLWERIENVAISATDDLVREFSYYPAQDAVLRKHFSKLLDRVPTVKELERNISAILLNTYVPLSSSRPMAYNMIPVGGLHIQPPKALPEHLKKFLDGATHGAIYFSLGSQVRSADLPPEKLKVFLEVFGSLKQRVLWKFEDESLPNLPDNVKVQSWLPQGDILAHPNVKVFIAHGGLFGTQEAVYNSVPILGIPVYFDQQRNINQGKKAEYALGLDYRNVTVEELRGLLLELIENPKYRNNIKKASRIFRDRPLGAMDTAMYWINYVIEHRGAPHLMSAGVQLPWYQFYLLDIVGLAIAVILLPIVALILICRRSFKPKSTLKKKTKKN